The following are encoded together in the Nocardia sp. XZ_19_385 genome:
- a CDS encoding DUF4279 domain-containing protein gives MKVRQYSYFKLQSTTLSPVELTARLLVEPDEFEVKGSLGRRGRLRGWHIWKIIEETNEAVDDQIQCLIDRLAPARTQLLALAADPDIDSVLQIVRYFHDPDGVHYAPAGTPFDRVREWPRPLGWHLPRPVLEFLASTGTELDVDEYYCRRCLA, from the coding sequence ATGAAGGTCCGTCAGTACTCTTATTTCAAACTGCAAAGCACCACACTGTCCCCGGTCGAGTTGACTGCACGTCTGCTTGTCGAGCCTGATGAGTTCGAGGTCAAGGGAAGCCTCGGTCGACGAGGCCGGCTGAGGGGCTGGCATATCTGGAAGATCATCGAGGAGACCAACGAGGCGGTCGATGATCAGATTCAATGCTTGATTGACAGGCTCGCGCCGGCGCGCACCCAGTTACTGGCGTTGGCCGCGGACCCTGACATCGATTCAGTGCTGCAGATCGTGCGCTACTTTCACGATCCCGACGGAGTCCATTACGCCCCCGCTGGCACACCTTTCGACAGGGTCAGAGAGTGGCCTCGCCCGCTGGGATGGCATCTGCCTCGGCCGGTCCTCGAATTTCTGGCCTCGACAGGTACCGAGCTCGACGTCGACGAGTATTACTGTCGTCGCTGTCTCGCCTAA
- a CDS encoding DUF4189 domain-containing protein, with amino-acid sequence MFNKFFAAAALSVTAAAVLAAPPADADPVNWGAGSLSVWGNVYAFSVNHPTEADAIRAADRACKGQGIIDCRMMVTFANGCGAVVTSPLAIVAGFPIVGFGKGATPGEAYADATRNLPTGTGSVGSFNREHACTQP; translated from the coding sequence ATGTTCAACAAATTCTTTGCGGCCGCCGCGCTCTCGGTGACCGCCGCTGCTGTTCTTGCGGCACCGCCCGCCGACGCCGACCCGGTCAACTGGGGCGCCGGTTCCCTCAGCGTGTGGGGCAACGTCTACGCGTTTTCGGTCAACCACCCGACGGAAGCCGACGCCATTCGAGCCGCCGACCGAGCGTGCAAGGGGCAAGGCATCATCGACTGCCGGATGATGGTGACGTTCGCGAACGGCTGCGGTGCAGTCGTGACGAGTCCGCTCGCGATCGTCGCAGGGTTCCCGATCGTGGGCTTCGGTAAGGGGGCGACCCCGGGGGAGGCATACGCAGACGCCACCCGCAACCTCCCCACCGGCACCGGAAGCGTCGGCTCGTTCAATCGCGAACATGCCTGCACCCAGCCTTGA
- a CDS encoding helix-turn-helix domain-containing protein, producing METDELTKRLSSTDPSVSLRAVGALHRLAERVEAGAVAQARAQGWTWEQIGDALGVTRQSVHTKHGK from the coding sequence GTGGAGACGGACGAACTCACGAAGCGACTGAGCTCGACCGACCCGTCGGTGAGCCTGCGCGCGGTCGGGGCGCTGCATCGGCTGGCCGAACGAGTCGAGGCGGGTGCTGTCGCGCAGGCCCGCGCCCAGGGCTGGACCTGGGAACAGATCGGCGACGCACTCGGAGTGACGCGCCAGTCGGTACACACTAAGCACGGGAAGTGA
- a CDS encoding 2'-5' RNA ligase family protein, protein MRNLFDPSVLGWPQLRDSLHVYVIPDQDFASTAQPAMDVIARFDICATVASQWRHATITRIPWWRNEVDEQRLLRFSRTLDALAAETSAFTLTMTGPVVHENSVGMDAPSDGQWQRLLDGTRSAAEQVFGAERPPAAAPDRPHVSLGYGIIDADSAALQLALEPIDIDAELTVDAMHFVAVHQDPTAGTFTWDPISIHRLQSPR, encoded by the coding sequence GTGCGAAACCTCTTCGACCCCAGCGTTCTCGGATGGCCACAACTGCGCGATTCACTGCACGTCTACGTCATTCCCGACCAAGACTTCGCGAGTACCGCGCAGCCGGCGATGGACGTGATCGCCCGATTCGACATCTGCGCGACGGTAGCCTCGCAGTGGCGCCACGCCACCATCACACGAATCCCATGGTGGCGCAACGAGGTCGACGAGCAAAGGCTTCTGCGATTCAGTCGCACTCTCGACGCGCTCGCCGCAGAAACTTCTGCCTTCACCCTCACTATGACCGGCCCAGTCGTCCATGAAAACAGTGTCGGCATGGACGCGCCCTCGGACGGGCAGTGGCAACGTTTGCTCGATGGCACCCGCTCTGCGGCGGAGCAGGTCTTCGGAGCCGAACGACCGCCGGCCGCTGCGCCGGATCGGCCGCACGTCTCGCTTGGCTACGGGATCATCGATGCCGACTCCGCAGCGCTCCAACTGGCCCTCGAGCCCATCGATATCGACGCAGAACTCACAGTCGATGCAATGCACTTCGTTGCAGTGCACCAAGATCCAACTGCCGGAACCTTCACTTGGGATCCCATCTCCATACATCGACTGCAATCTCCGCGCTGA
- a CDS encoding Clp protease N-terminal domain-containing protein, with amino-acid sequence MWDRIAKSTRLGAVLDAALREAAEQGSTRVGTDHLLLGLLSEPESVPAHALAVSREQARTALDVLDHTALAALGLGLDLHGIEASNLRSRRIHLGRNSFSSNAWAALGVAVDATGIKTRHQAPNHLLRALLSLQPPDPVNQLLTELDIDCAATLDRLTELEKRHPRGQLSADADV; translated from the coding sequence ATGTGGGATCGGATTGCCAAGTCCACTCGCCTGGGCGCGGTGCTCGACGCCGCCCTGCGCGAGGCGGCCGAGCAGGGCTCGACGCGGGTGGGTACCGACCACTTGCTGCTGGGGTTGCTGAGTGAGCCCGAGTCCGTACCCGCTCACGCGCTCGCGGTGAGTCGAGAGCAGGCCCGAACGGCCCTCGATGTCCTCGACCACACCGCGTTGGCCGCCCTCGGTCTCGGACTCGATCTCCACGGAATCGAAGCCTCCAACCTTCGGTCGCGGCGGATACACCTGGGCCGCAACAGTTTCAGCTCGAACGCATGGGCCGCGCTAGGCGTTGCTGTCGACGCCACCGGAATCAAGACCAGACATCAAGCACCGAACCATTTACTGCGTGCACTGCTGTCACTACAGCCACCGGACCCGGTGAACCAACTCCTGACCGAACTCGACATCGACTGCGCTGCGACGCTGGATCGGCTCACCGAACTCGAAAAGCGCCACCCGCGCGGGCAACTGTCAGCAGATGCTGATGTGTAG
- a CDS encoding FAD-dependent monooxygenase, with translation MDTDVLVVGAGPTGLMLAAELCLAGVRPLVVERQPQPRDTPKANGLAGQIVPLLHYRGLLERFAEHASYSGPAPGFPFGGVGLDFAPLTESPLQVLLIPQPRLEELLAARATELGAEIRRGHEVLEFSQDDAAVTVDIDGPYGRYRVTAGYLVGCDGGNSEIRDKAGIPFPGNTYPEVTRLGHVTMPDTVTLLDSGDLDVPGIGIIRSGFTRTDRGVLALASFTPEVLLVSATEDDPTSSDSDSPITLTELRDSISRVLGTEIPLGEPIWLSRFHAQARQAERYRDRRVFLAGDAAHLFPAGGAALNIGLLDTANLAWKLAAAVHGWAPDGLLDTYHRERHLAGARALLQTRAQAALARGHDPDAIALRELFQDLLNDEQPLKRIGALLASSDLHAPLPGPADHALTGAFTPNLPLRTESGTTNIAELMRNGRPLLLDLSDRADLRATAREWRQRIDIHTATTDQRPADALLIRPDAHIAWAADIDQPTDTTIASLHATLTHWFGDPTEPTTGIVTQPA, from the coding sequence ATGGACACCGACGTGCTTGTGGTGGGCGCTGGCCCAACCGGCCTGATGCTCGCGGCCGAACTGTGCCTGGCCGGAGTGCGACCCCTGGTCGTAGAACGGCAACCGCAACCCCGCGACACCCCCAAAGCCAACGGGCTCGCCGGGCAGATCGTGCCCTTACTGCACTACCGCGGCCTCCTCGAACGATTCGCCGAGCACGCCTCCTACAGTGGCCCCGCGCCCGGATTCCCCTTCGGCGGAGTCGGTCTGGACTTCGCGCCGCTGACCGAATCGCCACTGCAGGTGCTGCTGATCCCGCAACCACGACTGGAGGAACTGCTCGCCGCCCGCGCCACCGAACTCGGCGCCGAGATCCGCCGCGGCCACGAGGTGCTCGAGTTCAGCCAAGACGACGCCGCCGTGACCGTCGACATCGACGGGCCCTACGGGCGGTATCGGGTGACCGCCGGATACCTGGTGGGCTGCGACGGCGGCAACAGCGAGATCCGCGACAAGGCCGGAATCCCGTTCCCCGGCAACACCTATCCGGAGGTGACCCGGCTCGGCCACGTCACGATGCCCGACACGGTCACCCTGCTCGACAGCGGCGACCTCGACGTCCCCGGCATCGGCATAATCCGTTCCGGATTCACTCGCACCGACCGCGGAGTCTTGGCCCTCGCCTCGTTCACCCCCGAGGTCCTGCTCGTCTCGGCCACCGAAGACGATCCCACGTCATCCGACTCCGACTCGCCCATAACCCTCACCGAACTGCGCGACAGCATCAGCCGGGTGCTCGGCACGGAAATCCCCTTGGGAGAACCGATCTGGCTCTCGCGCTTCCACGCCCAGGCCCGCCAAGCCGAAAGATACCGTGACCGAAGGGTATTCCTGGCCGGTGACGCGGCCCACCTGTTCCCAGCCGGCGGGGCCGCACTCAACATCGGCCTGCTCGACACCGCAAACCTGGCCTGGAAACTCGCCGCCGCCGTCCACGGCTGGGCACCCGACGGTCTACTGGACACCTACCATCGAGAACGCCATCTCGCGGGCGCGCGTGCTCTACTCCAGACCCGCGCCCAAGCAGCGCTGGCCCGCGGACACGACCCCGACGCCATCGCCTTGCGCGAACTGTTCCAGGATCTGCTCAACGACGAACAACCGCTGAAGCGTATCGGAGCACTACTTGCAAGCAGCGACCTCCACGCCCCGCTGCCCGGACCCGCCGATCACGCGCTCACCGGCGCCTTCACTCCCAACCTGCCCCTGCGCACCGAGTCCGGCACCACCAACATCGCCGAACTCATGCGCAACGGACGACCGCTGCTGCTGGACCTGAGCGACCGCGCAGATCTCCGTGCGACCGCCCGCGAATGGCGCCAACGCATCGACATCCACACCGCCACAACCGATCAACGCCCCGCCGACGCCCTGCTGATCCGCCCCGACGCCCACATCGCCTGGGCAGCAGATATCGACCAACCCACAGACACCACCATCGCCTCACTACATGCGACACTGACGCACTGGTTCGGCGACCCGACGGAACCGACAACAGGAATCGTCACTCAACCTGCATGA